From the Argentina anserina chromosome 3, drPotAnse1.1, whole genome shotgun sequence genome, the window CTATGCTACTCAATTCTGGGATGCCAGccaacatgtggggagacgcgattctcacggaaaattaccttttaaataaggttCCCAAAAAGAACgaagagaaaactccatatAAACTATGGAAATGGAGAAAGTCatcctacaaatacttaaGAGTATGGAGATGTTTGGCAAATGTAAAAATTCATAAacctaaaaaggtgaagaatgaGCCTAAAACAGCTAATTGcatatttattgaatatgcacataacagttcAGCTTATCGATTCCTAGTACATGATTTAAAAATTGCTGAAATCCATAAGGATACGATAATGGAATCAAgaaatgcatctttctttgaaaatatatttccATGAAAATCTAGAGAGAAATCtaattcttctaaacgggCACATAAAGACAACCAAGCTAAAAGTAATGATGTTCAAgatcaagaatctgagtcAGAGTCCAAATCTGAGTCTGAGGctgaggttgaacctagacgaagtaaaagggcaaggaccgcAAAATCCTATGGACATGACTTCCTGTCAGATATGATTGAAGGTGATCCACGTACCTTCAAAGAGGCAGTAAACTCTACGGATAGTCTTATGTGGAAAtaagcaatcaaaagtgagaTTGACTCCATaatgcaaaatcacacttgaAAATTAATGGATTTGCCACCTGATTGTAAGTCTTTAACTTCCAAAGTGAATTTTCAAAAAGAAGTTAAAAGCTGATAGGTCAATAGATAAGTACAAGGAtagacttgttattaaaggctatagacaaaaggagggtttggattattttgacaCATATTCTCCTGTGACGAGAATAACCTCCATACGGATGGTAATTGCAATTACAGCATTGCGCAAACTTAAAGTAcatcaaatggatgtaaaaatgactttcctaaatggagatgtagaagaagaaatctataTGGAACAGCCGGAAGGTTTCTCTGCTCATTCTCAAAGTAAGAAGGTGTGCAAACTGGTGAAGTCAATATATAGCTTAacacaagcaccaaaacaatgccatgagaaatttgataatacAATGATCACCAGTGGGTTcagaataaatgaaggtgataagtCTGTGTATGTCAAAGACATTGAAAATGGATATGTCATACTATGTCTATATatggatgatatgcttatcgttgggagcaatgataagatgatcaagtccactaaagacatgttgaattccaagtttgacatgaaagacttgggacttgctgatgtcattttaggatTTGAAATTATgagaacatcagaagggcttgtgttgagtcaaatacactatgtggacaatattcttggaaaatttgacaaggaaggttATGGAATTGTCAAAACTCCTGTAGATATGAATCTACATTTATCTaagaataaaggtgaaagtgtttctcaattagaatattcaagaataattgagagtctaatgtacttaacaagttgtagAAGACCAAATCTAGCTTATGCagttcataagctaagtaggtacacgagtaatcctggagCCATGTATTGGCAAGCGATTAGAAAAGTACTCAAATACTTAAGGTATACTCATACCTATGGGTtgtgatagagcgttaattaaaacgtctataataaaccctgtaaaacatcatcgttagtgtagaataagcagggatcgttcagtccgagaaattgaagggaactctaaacttttagtgttaacaaataatatggggtttgagattgaatattaactactaaaataaaacctaaattactatttacatgatcgacttctctttaacaaatttaaaccaaatttaccattacaccacataattacaagttcgaacctatcatgcattctaatttgaccaattacatactttttagacactaatataattagagccttaggagatcatctaatcatgcaagatttaaattaacatttagattgacttaagacctaatctaaatttgcatgcaatcgaattcaataacacttagagtagaaatcaaacgaGATTACATTTAACCACTAAatttttgttggagacatgtttcatgtatgactTCACctaccatggtttcacatgcaaatttccagaatttttaccacttttaatcaacacaaaccgaacctacttagggcataatTCAATTTGTATCAATATGGTTAATGAATCTAttactcaaacacaatcttaaggactgcatccaagcactaaattcatatgcacatatatgaaaattatctaaaagtatgagaaaaataattagaacacaacaatagaaatacaaactcattaattataggaaaccatcaattcgacaaagaaccaaaaatccaataaaacaatttgaaaatttcgattctaaatacaaaacaataatcccacacaaacatcatactacaatcttcatagacaacgtattgtagaaaatcaaaaacgaacaaacccatgaagaagagttgtgagaatcacacgttgtaggaaccttggaggtgtgtcttcaatggtgatttcggtggagatgtaatttgtatatgggggagaatggcttgctgttttggtgaaggatgtttgaggtagtattttggcaaAGGTTtagctcttgaatgcaaatgagaagtgatcttaGTTGAGAGGTGaatccatgtatatatagaggaaagagtgAGAGTTTGGACttgcctctttcttcctataataatatAATGTTTTATCTCCCTAAATCAagccatgttttatttcctaaatcatgccatttttatttcctaaatcatgccatgttttatgactttaatgatcatattctatttaattgttgcatgacttggctccatctctttttctttaattatctcttcaatccaatatgaaaataagaaaataaaatcataagtaagaaataattagtttcgaaacctaacaaggattcctagtcaaactaggactctagaccaattatgcgttttaactcaaAAATATAtctaataccgcccaagactctactacgactaaatgactcaatagtacaacaataaaggttaagcaaagtacaaattgagataaacatgttaagaacgtcgcacaaagtgctcatattAATTTTCCTctattattttcttcattctagCTACACAATTTAAtctttaaaatatgaaaataataaaagacaagtGAGTTACGGAGTAGGAAATTACGATTcggaaagttacggaataaaagtTTCAGTTCAAATAGAATTTtcccaaatggtacgtttcatagtctaaaaaggattcctaatgcaaataggattctcaaaatatcgtcaatgcgaccaaaacgtagaaagatgaagactcctaatccaactaggtttcctagtcctacaaaGATTTTTACTTAAACtatgactctagaccaattctgcgtttttaactcatgtaagcacaaaaatacatccaataccgcctaagactcttactatgactcaatgactcaatagtacaacaataagggctaagcaaagtacaaattgaggtaaaaacatgttaagaacgtcgcacaaagtgctcctatcaggcTGTTATTGAATAGTACATCATACTCAGCTGTTATAGAAGAGTTCATCgatgcgaactggatatctgacatgaaagactcaaagtctactagcggatatgtatttaAGCTAGGGGTGCAGTCGTGAACTGGAAGTTCttaaaacaaacaattataactagatccacaatggagcctgagtttgtagcactagacaaatgtggggaggaagcagaatggttacgccagttcatagaggacattcctaAATGGACAAAACATGTGTCTGCgattggtatacattgtgataaTCAATAGACGATTAGCAAGGCACAGagcaagatgtataatggtaagttTAGACACATTCATCGAAGACATaatattattagacaactactctcaacCAGAGTTATCTCCatagactatgtaaagtctaaggataatattgctCATCCTTTAACCAAAAGGTTAAACAGATGGTTAGTTaaaaaatcatcgaagggaatggaactaaagcccattggaaattaaaaattactacagtggatacccaacctaAATCTTTCCTAGATGACTGGAGATCTcaagatctaggttcaaaatAGAAAACCAAACTGTGGAGATTAGTTCAgatcactgtggggagttccccaagtccattcctatgatgAAAAACTGTGATAGCTGTAAGGATGAGGTTAAGCTAAAccttttaatgattcttatgcgtcgaGAAACCAAGCGGAGTAATGCGGGTTACTCCTAATTAAGAGATCTCATATGTAAGAGAGAAGTGAGACCGTTTCTAGGAGAGTTAATGAGGGCGTAACTCTTATCAAATTACTTGCAGAACCAGACGTGTGTTCCCATGGCCAAAATATGCACAAAAATGAGAGAACCAAAGTGTATCAGGAAGACTCTTGTGTGAAGTATGACATCATTTACACATTaacgaatagttcaaagacatcgcatatactatttagttagtaaagtaagcatactttcataagggaaggttcaaagggtcaaacctaCATATCATATGCATGTTTCAACTGTAGAAATCTATCACAAAATTCTATCGAGTCATTTAtggggaattgttggaaaaatgatttggataaaccatttaaaactatttttaattaattgattaaattaagttagacttaaaattaatcaaagatgaacatagatttgagttctccataatgagggctacacgatcatatgtttgtttgtgtatttggttagtgggtgaataagaaattgtcactcaaaaatgactacttagaatgagggaaggtgtttgtcccacattgaaaaagaaaagtgtTGAAAATGagttatatagaatccattgtttATGGGTTGtataaagtgtgtaagcctcCTTATACCATTTTGTGCACGCACATGGGGGTGCAAATCTCATGTTGCAAGGAACTCGTGTATGCCTgcgcgacctgcggacacgaatgcaacatcGAATTGGGGGTCGGGACGCAGATTTTTTTTGCCTTTCCGAAAATTCCTTTTGGATGTTTCACATTCTCttaactgttcaaattctgTAACAGCATGAATGTTATGGAGGAGATTTGTAATAGAAAACGTTTTTGTATTCATTGATTGTAACCTATGTATGTTACATTCTCTTTGAATTCCAACAAccatcttattcattgctgATTGTAAATCCTCATTGTATAAATAACCAtgatcctttcattgtaaaatcattccAAACACAATTagctctccctctctcaaaCTGTTAGCTTTTCTCTAGTGTTAGAAAGATGTACTTTTCGAGTTCATTGAGAGTtttagttagtagtgcaactttttagaattttttagtcgttatatcatGAGAGACAAACGCTAAGCATTCGTGCACCgatagaggaggcgtaaacgtcttaaggacagtgtggtatcacacatgtctcgactagttcttcgaTCATCGATCGtttggtattttggttgagttcatattaaatttctttcatgttgtgtttctgttttataattcaatttattaaattatatatgcaatatatcactcaTTTTCTAACACTAACCTCTGTCGAGAGAGAGCAAAGGCCACAAGCTCCAGACTAAGAATGGAGAAAACCCGATCTTGAAGAGAACGAGAAGCAAGCAACACGAGGAGATGAAGCCTCACCGGGAGCCAGTGGCGGAACCTGAAAAATAATCTCGGAATGGCCAATTTTTTTGCCGGAGGGGTAATTTATACTAAACATATCACTAACTGTGTAATTAAAATCTAATTAAGGGGATAATTAATTTTCGCCTGAGGGGCCGTGGCCCTCTCTGGCCTCCAAAGAGATCCGCAACTGCCGGGAGCCAAGATCCCGGCAAACAAAACCCTAGATCTAGGGTTTGACGCCGCAAGAAAAGAGCAAGGAGAGCTCTCGTCATTCCGCTGAGAAAGTCAGCATTAGTTCCTTAATTCGAATTAGGACTTCATCCATTACTGTTTGTTGATAAATAGACAAGTAATTAGCTGACATAAGCTTCAATGAAAATCTGTAGTACTCTACAACCCTTACCTTTCTACATTACCACGCAGAGGAAAGCTTaaccatgcatatatatagcctGATATTGCATATCATGAGAATGATACTTAATTACGAAGTTACTAGTCATATTTAGATGAAAATGACACTTCGTTTCCTTAAATAAACGGGTCATTTTGTATCTAGAAAAAATATAGTGTACATCCATACAAAAACTACGTATACCAAACCCAATAAGAATATGCCATTGCAAAACCCTCCCTTTAAACAACCATTGAAACTTAAACAATTCAGTTAGATGCTTTGTTCTAAAGCTTTaaacatttatattttctttagGTTTTATGTCACCTATAAATTAGCCAAAAAAAACTATGACAAGCTAACCAATGCAAATTTTGGCTCGGGCTTCTATTGTTTATGCATGCACATTAAGGAATTATATCTCAAACACCATAAAGCATTGAACATTATTCCAATAGTACGTACATCTAGGAATTCTATATAAACAACAGCTAATCACATTATAAGACAATCTTCGTTGAACAATTGTCATAAAATGAATTTGTAGTAGCTACAGAATTGAACACACCCAAGAAGTTTACATCTAACAATCTAGGTCGAAAATGTGGTCCTTTTGGGTTTCTAGCTTCCTCTAAACTCCACTAGAAACACACTAACTTTTCTTTTGTGACGAACTTTGATAATCATTAGTGCACGATAAATCATTTAATCATCCatggaaaaaagaaagaaaaaaaaagaaaggagagATGATAACGAAGCCAGCACGACCAATCCCCATTAGCCATAagattacaaataaaaaagatataaATTATAACAATGGTCGGTCGAGCAACGCAAAAACTACGACAATCATTGAGGACCCCGCCACCGCAAAGGCGCGAAAGCTATCCATTGGCCGGTGAACGTGATTAAAATTCGTCCCATCGCCGTTCAGTCACCATTAGCCGTACACGTGGCGAGATGAGATGAAATTGGAGGCCCGCCTACTAGCTCACCCAGACAAGGACATGTGGCCGCCAATTGTACATGGTCTCTCGTTGAAATTCAGATGGTTACCGGCTGGTGACCACTTGTTCCGGTTGTGCAAAAGCCGTCAACTTTGTCTTGAGGGAACCCCCTTATATATAACAGTCACTATGACACTAACCAAGGCACTCGAGAAAGCAGAGAAAGTAAAGCATTTACTGGATTTGGATTCTGAAAGTTGAGCTTAGTCTAAATTTCTCAGAATGCCGATCTCTAGTATTGCCGTGGGACACCCATCGGAGTTCGGAAGCGCCGACGCTCTTAGGGCAGCTCTTGCTGAGTTTATCTCCACCCTCATCTTTGTTTTCGCCGGCTCCGGTTCCGGTGTTGCTTTCGGTATGATCACCCTAATATGATGTCACAATTATTTGTGTTACGAAATGCATGTTATGTGGTCACATTGTCAATTTGAATTATAACATATACGATAAGATTCAATTTACGACCTATTTATAATCTTGTATTTGTTTGGCAGCTGAGCTCACTGACAATGGATCAACCACACCCGCCGGCCTTATAGCCGCTGCCGTGGCACACGCCTTTGCTCTTTTCGTGGCGGTTTCCATTGCTGCAAACATCTCCGGCGGGCATGTTAACCCCGCTGTCACATTCGGTGCCTTCCTTGGAGGCAACATCACTCTCTTCAGGAGTATCTTGTACTGGATTGCCCAACTTCTCGGATCCGTTGTTGCTTGCTTGCTCCTCAAATTTGCAACCGGTGGAATGGTAAGCCACTAAATCACTGGCACTATAGATTCCAATTACTTAGCCCAAAAACCAAACTTTCCCTAACTTTGTTGACGATTTCTGTGATGCAGACCATCTCCGCTTTCTCCCTTTCCACTGGTGTTGGAGTATGGAACGCAGTAGTGTTCGAAATCGTGATGACCTTCGGTTTGGTCTACACCGTGTACGCAACCGCCATCGACAAGAGGTCCGCCGGAAACATCAGCATCATTGCACCAATCGCCATTGGTTTCATTGTTGGTGCTAACATCTTGGCCGGTGGTGCTTTTGACGGTGCTTCAATGAACCCAGCAGTTTCCTTCGGACCCGCCGTCGTCAGCTGGTCGTGGGACAACCACTGGGTCTACTGGCTCGGCCCATTCCTCGGTGCCGGCATTGCTGCCCTCATCTACGACTTGATCTTCATCGCCCCAGCCACCCACGAGCCACTACCCACCACAGACTACGCCTAAGCCACTGTCACGCTTCCACTCTCGATCAGTTCAAGTGATGGTGAAATCGGTTTTTGAATTttagttcttttgttttccctTAGTGAAGTGGGTGGGTATTGTTGATGTTTGCATTTGGCTGTTGTTAATTGTTGATTCCAATGAAACTTTGTATTGTTCTGTTTCTGTTCATCTTGTGCTcgagttttttaaaattttaggtTGCAAATTAAGAAATGCATGTTCTGGAATTGAATAATGAAGGATAATTAGTCACCAAGTCAGTAAACTACAAGATAATAGGCTGGCTATGTCAACTAAAACCAACACCAACAAAAGGGCTATACCACAAGTGTGACACATTTGGCCTTGGAATACAGACTGGCCTTTGGACCACTCTTAGATATATGCTAGCACCACATTCTAGCCATTATGTTCTACTCTACAAAAAAAATCGAATCACTAACTTAAAATGCGAGACAGAATGACACTCTTGAAATGTCATTATGTATGTGTTTGTTAACGACTACAACTTAGTTTTTTTGAAGTCCAAATTCAAAACCGCATAACTTCTTTTCTAACGGGAACAACAATGACATTCTGAAAGGTTCTTTAGGTACGGAGACTAAAATGTGAAGTAGCATTATGTGCAACACATCACTCTAGTTTGAGCAACTCAACTAGGAGTAAAAGAGTTGAGAGGAACATATACAGGAGCCCGATGATGGTGGCACTTCAGAAGTGCCAAATCCCAGCTGTATAGAAAATCTGGT encodes:
- the LOC126786020 gene encoding aquaporin TIP1-2-like; protein product: MPISSIAVGHPSEFGSADALRAALAEFISTLIFVFAGSGSGVAFAELTDNGSTTPAGLIAAAVAHAFALFVAVSIAANISGGHVNPAVTFGAFLGGNITLFRSILYWIAQLLGSVVACLLLKFATGGMTISAFSLSTGVGVWNAVVFEIVMTFGLVYTVYATAIDKRSAGNISIIAPIAIGFIVGANILAGGAFDGASMNPAVSFGPAVVSWSWDNHWVYWLGPFLGAGIAALIYDLIFIAPATHEPLPTTDYA